The Pelmatolapia mariae isolate MD_Pm_ZW linkage group LG10_11, Pm_UMD_F_2, whole genome shotgun sequence genome includes a region encoding these proteins:
- the LOC134636665 gene encoding E3 ubiquitin-protein ligase RNF43, giving the protein MTVPQRRPAGLWPWLLMAALQVVLGQQGLESERPVLRAIIKVTLLKHEPTGKPLTLEGVFVGGSAGKAEGKLMQYHPLSLCNTSEDERQESDFITIVKLEHRVHHCLPLPDKARMALDKGAQAVIFDIRNDASAAAELQEVDSLPRPVVLVEDNNAKELMDLVNKNEEAKVVIEIKMEPKWPHYDVGILLTIVLAILTIVLIFAFRYKCKSNRTLDSVHQQTMRAISQLEIKIYSSQGCSGSQRHRAAWGSASSSNSSPVCAICLEEFQDGQLLRIISCAHEFHKDCVDPWLLQHRTCPLCMHNIMGPERQSQRNRLQQNTEQSQSFLHPQLYSSPHNHPFPQHAIPFSMRPHYPRGPSGPYPNLGHYSGSSPMETQTVRFLTSRPLGSACGYHLPTEVPGRPHRIGGNCRTSTHHYTPRRSCYNYRSSCPGQRSASSSRLHHTVSLTPQTRGAPAHSRQDEGSCSGGSYRTERSGYLADGPASDSSSGPCHGSSSDSVLNCTDVSLQGVYGSWSTFRSSLSSDYDPFVYCGPGPGHAPRRNSLEAGAQARPRSLDSVVNKAGCPEEQPQTVFSHIHYHRHRHHHYEEGEHSQGASRGSDEEQVAAAATAAPAVPVPDKDSTVSPPKHSPCHCPKANSTDRPCPGPECPDHDAGSAAGPPVLMSPISLQLQPHCCHQGHGHPPAPLGRVGGCVLEGPSVRFHQNMDLQDDRSIHIHYGQGPGFCCSPPELHPALLPVPLILDSGGMEDWPCCAGAHVVWQKRVQQAHSEPQLLGPGTSMDRPPCRFHQGPAAECNTDICLYCQSLQHNQGSEEESGV; this is encoded by the exons TATCATCCTCTGTCTCTTTGCAACACAAGTGAGGATGAACGACAAGAGAGTGACTTCATCACCATCGTCAAACTGGAGCACAGGGTACATCACTGTCTGCCACTGCCCGACAAG GCTCGCATGGCGCTGGATAAAGGAGCTCAAGCGGTGATCTTTGATATCAGAAACGATGCCAGCGCTGCTGCTGAG ctgcaagAAGTAGACTCCCTTCCCCGTCCAGTTGTGCTGGTGGAGGATAATAATGCTAAGGAGCTGATGGATTTGGTCAACAAGAACGAGGAAGCCAAAGTTGTCATTGAGATCAAGATGGAGCCAAAATGG cCACATTATGATGTTGGTATCCTGCTCACCATTGTCCTGGCTATTCTCACCATCGTCCTGATCTTTGCTTTCCGCTACAAGTGCAAGTCCAACAGAACTTTG GACTCCGTCCATCAGCAGACCATGCGGGCTATTAGTCAACTGGAGATCAAAATCTACAGCTCTCAGGGCTGCTCGGGCTCGCAGCGCCACCGTGCAGCCTGGGGTTCGGCCAGCAGCTCCAACTCGAGCCCCGTCTGTGCCATCTGCCTGGAAGAGTTCCAGGACGGGCAG CTTCTGAGGATCATCTCCTGTGCTCATGAGTTCCATAAAGACTGTGTTGACCCATGGCTGCTGCAGCACCGCACCTGCCCGCTCTGCATGCACAACATCATGG GGCCGGAGCGGCAGTCCCAGAGGAACAGACTCCAGcagaacacagagcagagccagAGCTTCTTACATCCTCAGCTTTACAGCAGTCCCCACAACCATCCCTTCCCCCAGCATGCTATCCCCTTCTCTATGAGGCCCCACTATCCTCGTGGACCCTCTGGACCTTATCCCAATCTGGGCCACTATAGTGGCTCCTCTCCCATGGAGACTCAGACTGTACGTTTCCTCACCAGCAGGCCGCTGGGCTCAGCCTGTGGGTACCACCTTCCCACGGAAGTTCCCGGGAGGCCCCACAGGATTGGCGGTAACTGTAGGACCTCCACCCACCACTACACCCCCCGCCGGTCCTGCTATAATTACCGCTCATCCTGCCCAGGCCAGCGCAGCGCATCCAGCTCAAGACTGCATCACACGGTCTCGCTCACGCCACAGACCCGTGGGGCGCCTGCCCACAGCCGACAGGACGAGGGAAGCTGCTCGGGTGGCAGCTACCGTACGGAGCGCAGCGGATACTTAGCTGACGGACCAGCGAGCGACTCCAGCTCAGGGCCGTGCCACGGCTCATCAAGTGACTCAGTTCTCAACTGTACTGATGTATCCCTGCAGGGAGTTTATGGCAGCTGGTCCACCTTCCGTAGCTCTCTGAGCAGTGACTATGACCCGTTTGTTTATTGTGGACCAGGTCCCGGACATGCGCCCCGCAGGAACAGCCTGGAGGCTGGTGCCCAGGCCCGGCCCAGGTCCCTGGATTCTGTGGTGAACAAAGCAGGCTGCCCTGAAGAACAGCCACAGACTGTATTTAGCCACATCCACTACCACCGTCACAGACACCACCACTATGAGGAGGGGGAGCACAGCCAAGGTGCGAGCAGAGGTTCAGACGAGGAGCAGGTGGCCGCCGCTGCCACAGCTGCACCTGCTGTTCCTGTCCCAGACAAAGACTCAACCGTGTCCCCTCCTAAGCACAGCCCCTGCCACTGCCCCAAAGCAAACTCCACTGATCGGCCTTGCCCAGGGCCTGAGTGTCCAGACCACGACGCCGGCAGTGCCGCAGGACCTCCTGTGCTTATGTCCCCAATCTCCTTACAACTCCAGCCCCACTGCTGCCACCAGGGACACGGACACCCTCCTGCTCCTCTCGGGAGAGTGGGAGGATGTGTGCTTGAAGGACCCTCTGTTCGCTTCCATCAGAATATGGATCTGCAGGATGACCGCAGCATCCACATCCACTATGGTCAGGGCCCGGgcttctgctgctctcctcccGAGCTGCACCCCGCCTTGCTCCCTGTGCCCCTCATTCTAGACTCTGGTGGGATGGAGGACTGGCCTTGCTGTGCTGGGGCCCATGTTGTGTGGCAAAAACGGGTGCAGCAGGCCCACTCAGAGCCTCAGCTCCTGGGGCCTGGGACCTCTATGGACAGGCCACCCTGTAGGTTCCATCAGGGGCCTGCTGCTGAGTGCAACACAGACATTTGTTTATACTGCCAATCATTACAACACAATCAGG GATCAGAAGAGGAGTCTGGAGTGTGA